The DNA segment GAATGAGTTAAATTATTTGGAGGTATTTATGATTCCGTATAAAAGACAAGAAAAAATCATGGAATTTTTAGGGTCAGAAGAGGTTATAAAAATTGAAGATCTTCAAAAAATCATTCCAAATACATCTATATCAACATTAAGAAGAGATTTAAAAGAACTGGAAAGGCTTGGAAAAGTGAATATGCTTACAGGAGGAGCCGTTAAAATTTCCTCTAGTACTAGCGAATTGCCAATTTCAACTAAAAGTGTCCTTCAAACAGAAGAAAAAGAGATTATTGCCAGTTTAGCTGCTAAAGAAATCAATGAAGGCGACGTTATTTATTTGGATTCTGGTTCTACTTGTACAGCTTTATTAAATAAAATTTTAAATAAAAAAATTAGTATTTTCACAACGAATACAAGTATATTTAACATTTCCACAGAAATTAAGGCAGAAATAACTATTTTAGGTGGAAGGTACAGTCCTTTTATCTCATCTATTAATGGTCCTTTAACAGACAGCAACATTAAACTTTTCAATTTCGAAAAAGCCTTTTTAGGTGCAAATGGAATTGATTTGGCAAGAGGTGTAAGCACACCAAACTTAGTAGAAGCCAACAAGAAAAAAGAAATCTTACAAGCCTCACAAAAAGCATTCTTACTATGCGACAGCTCAAAAATCCACAAGTCTTCCGCAGTTAAAGCCTTTGAACTAAATCAAGTCACATTAATTACGGATAAGTACGACGTGGACATTGCTGGGTTGACGAGTTTGATTGTACCGGATTGAGTTAGTTGATTATGGGAGGAGAAACGAAATGATGAAAAAAACAGTACACGGATGGGAAATAATATCTAGTTTAGATGTACGAGTATACCAAGATGAAGCTGGCGGGGTTGCGATTTTGGTGGATAAAGATGATTTTGGTGATCAAGTGCCAGTATTATTGGATTTTTATGGGGAGGCAGTTGAAGTAAAAACTCTTTCACATTTGGCGAGAAGTATTCAGATTTCGACTGATAAGAAGGTACGGATTAATTGGCGAGATGAATATTTTGGAGAGAGGACGCAAGCGATGGAGTCTATTATGGATATTTAAAATTATATTTAAATATTTTTGTGAAAAAAGTTCATATTTTGGTTAATAAATTATTATTGAAGATTGAATGAAACTGTTTTATAAATGATAAATAGTAAAGAAAGTTATACAGAAAACAAGTTTTTTTATATAAATAATACTGAAAATTTAAAATAATTCACAAAACGGGGGTGCAAGGTCTAGGGCATTGTTCACTAGGTCTTTAATTAATGAATAAAAAAGAAATATATATATATAATAAAATGGTGTATATAAAAGATGAATTAAAAAATAATATTGAAAAAGTTTTCAATACAGGAGAGCGATATTATGTATTATATAAAGGTTCTAAGACAGAGTATCTTTATAATAAAGAGGATATTTTAATTAAAAGCAAGGTGGAATTAACAAGCGAGATTAGAAAAACGATGGACTATTTTACAAATATTGCCAAACATAAAGATTTAGAGAGTGATTTGGGCCAAAACAAAGGTAAGAAATCTTATTTCTATAAACAACAAATGGAAAAATTAGAAGGTATGAATAAAGGCAGTGCGCTATACTCTTATTTAAATAAAACAAATGAACAACGAGAAGAAGTAAAACAATTAATTTTTCCTTTTGGATTGAATTATAGTCAAATGCAGGCGGTTAAGAACTCTTTTTCTTATCAAATAAGTGTTATTCAAGGGCCGCCGGGAACTGGAAAAACACAAACAATCTTAAATATTATTGCAAATGCAGTTAAAAATCAAAAAAATATTGCTGTAGTGTCCCCAAATAACAAAGCTACTACTAATGTTTATGAAAAATTAGAAAAAGAAGGTTTTAAATTTATTGCTGCACAATTAGGTAATTCGAATAATAGGAAGAATTTTTATCTGAAAATTAGTGAGATACCTAAAGAAATAAAAAGTTGGTTTATACAAGAAGAGCAATTATTAAAATTAGAACAAGATTTAGTTCAAAAACAAAAAAAGATAGTTGAGTTATTAAAAGAAAAAAATAAAATAGCTACTCTCAAACATAAGCTAAGAGAATGGGAGTTAGAGCAAAAATATTTTAAAGATTATCAAAACGAGTTTTCGTTAGTTGATAATTCTAAAGTAAAAATCAAAAAAATGTCATCAATAGATTTTAATCTTGTAAAAAAGCAAAAATTCATTATTGATTTGATGACGTATAATCCTGAAATACCACATCTTTTTTATAGATTTAAGTACTTTTTTAAATATGGAATTTATCATATGAATGGAGTTAAATCAGCATTAGGTAGGATGGAAGTTATAAATAAGAATAGAGAAGAATATTATAGTGATAAAATTGAGGCTATAAAAAATGAAATAAATAGAAGTGAATCTTTTTTAGCAAAAAACCAGTATGAAAGCACAATAAAAGAGATTGAACTATGCTCAAAACAGATTTTTAAACATAATTTATGTATTCGATATCAAGCTAAGAATGAAAGAGAGTTTTCTACAGACAGTCATAAAAATGAATTTGAAAAGTTCAGTGCAAGTTTTCCGGTAATATTGAGTACATGTGATTCAATTATGGAGTGTATCTCTAATGAGCAAACTTTTGATTATGTTGTTGTGGATGAATCATCTATGGCAAGTTTAGTACCAGGCATTTTCTCGCTAGCTAAAGCAAAAAATATTATTATTGTTGGGGATGATAAACAATTACCGTCAATACAAATTGACAAGAAAAAAATAAATGAGCTTTCAACAATCCCAGCTGAATATGATTACTTCGAAAACAATTTGTTAACGTCTTTAATAGAAGTATATGGAGAAAAACTGCCTAGTACTATGCTAAGAGAACATTACAGATGCCATCCGATGATTATAAATTTTTGCAATAAGCAATACTATAATGACGAGTTAGTTATTATGACTGAAAATAAAGGTATCAAAAACCCTCTCGTGAGAATAAAAACTAGTGAAGGTAACCATATGAAATTTGACCAAGATGCTAAAATCTTTAACCAGAGGGAAATAGACACTTTTCTAAGCAAAGAATTTACGGAAAAAGTTCCAGAAATAATGGGGATTGAGTCACTTGGATTTGTTTCTCCTTATCGTAGGCAAGTGGACATAGCAGAAGAACAGGTGCAAGCTAAGTATGAACAAGCGATTGTTGATACAGTGCATAAATTCCAAGGGCGAGAATGTGATGCTATTATTTTTTCGACAGTACTAGATCAAAAAGGAGTAAACCGACTTGGCTTTGTGGATAGTTCTTGTTTATTAAATGTGGCAGTTTCTCGAGCAAAAAAAATATTGGTTTTAAATACCTCTGAGGAAGTATTTATGAACAACGATAAAGATATTGCAGCTTTAATCCGATATATAAAATATTATGGAGAACATAGTATAGTTTATCAGAGCAAAGTACGTTCAATTTTTGATTTATTACAACAAGAATTTTCAGCAGAACTAGAAAAGAAATTATCAAAAATAAAGAAAAAACATTCTAAGTATAATTCTGAAAACTTAACAAGACTGTTGATTGATGAAATTCTAAAAGAGCCAGAATTCAAGCATTTATCTTATCAACCAGAATACGAAATTCGTTTACTAGCAAAAGATTTATCGATTTTAAGCGATGAGCAAAAAAAGTATGTTACAAATGGAGCTAGTTTAGATTTTATCTTTTTTAACAAAATGGACAAAGAGCCGATTGCTGCAATCGAGGTAGATGGGCATAAATTTCATAAGTATGATCGTCAGAAGTTAAAAGATAGTTGTAAAAAAGATATTATCAATACTTTGGGAATTAAGTTTGAGGCATTATCAACAAATGGTAGTGGAGAAGAAGATAAAATTCGCGCGCTTTTAAAAAGTACTCTTATACAAAATGCAGAAGGAGAGAAATAAAATGGCATTTAATTTAAAAGATAAACTAGTAATTGCAGTAGCATCAAGTGCATTGTTTGACTTAACAGATTCTGACAAAGTCTTTAGAGAACAACATGAGAGTGCTTACAGAATGTACCAAAGAGAGAATGAAAAAACTCCGCTTGAAAAAGGGGTAGCTTTTTCGCTTATAAAGAGGTTATTAAGTTTAAATACAGCGGACGATCATTTAATTGAAGTGATATTATTATCTAGAAATGATCCAGATACAGGTTTAAGGGTATTTAATTCTATAGCTACATATGGGTTAGATATTTCTAGAGCAATTTTTACGGCAGGCGAAAATCCATTTAAATACATAGATCCTTTAAATGCTTCTCTTTTTTTGTCTGGTAATATTGATGATGTAAAGGAAGCGATAAGTTATAAATGTCCAGCTGGATATGTTGCTAATAAGAAATATGAGGATGACGGGGACGAAGAGTTAAGAATAGCATTTGACTTTGATGGTGTTATTGCAGACGATGAATCTGAATCTGTATATCAGAATAATGGTGGATTGGAGAGGTATCAAGAATATGAAAAAGAACATGCAGATGATAAAATGGGAGAAGGTCCTTTGTTTGAATTTTTCAATCAGCTTGCTGAAATTCAAAAGAAAGAACTAAAGAAGGCGGACGAAGATTCATCCTATAATCCCATCATAAGAATAGCAATTTGTACTGCGAGAAATGCACCTGCACATGAACGTGCAATTAAATCTTTACGAAGATGGGATTTGAGAGTAGATGAAGCTTTCTTTTTAGGTGGGATTGATAAGAGAACTGTTCTTGATGTATTTAAACCGCATATCTTCTTTGATGACCAAGAATGTCATATTGAATCAGTAGGAGAATCATTTCCATCTGCACATATTCCGTATGGTGTTACGAATCAGAAAAAGGATGAGGTATAGGGGTTAGATAACACAAAAAATTTGATCGTAAAAGGAGTGAATCTAAATGACAAACACGCTAAAAACCAGCTACCAAAAAACACCTTATAAACTAGGCGGAAACGGTACGCGGAATATTGGTGTTCTTACAGAAGCGCTTCAAAATATAGATAATAACCTAGAAAGCGATATATACGGAAGCGGCCCAATTATTGAAGATTTTGAAACGAAAATCGCGAAAATTCTTGGTAAACAATCTGCGGTATTTTTTCCGAGTGGGACTATGGCTCAACAAATCGCGTTAAGAATTTGGGCTGACCGGAAAGAGAATCAACTCGTGGCATATCATCCACTTTCGCATTTGGAGATTCATGAGCAAGACGGGCTAAAAGAATTGCAGCAAATCACGCCAATATTACTTGGAACGGCGAATCGACTTGTGACGATTGATGATATTAAAGATCTTCGCGAGCCAGTTGCTAGTGTGCTTATTGAACTGCCGCAACGAGAAATTGGTGGGCAACTTCCTTCTTTTGAAGAGCTTGAGGAGATTTCGGAGTATTGTCATGAACAGGGTATTTCATTGCATCTGGACGGAGCGAGGTTATGGGAAATTACACCTTTTTATCAGAAGTCTGCGGAAGAAATTTGCGCTTTATTTGATAGTGTATATGTGTCGTTTTATAAAGGAATTGGCGGGATTGCTGGGGCGATTTTGGCTGGGTCTGATGATTTTGTGCAAGAGGCAAAAATCTGGAAACGTCGATATGGTGGTGATTTGATTAGCCTGTACCCGTATATTTTGTCCGCGGATTATTATTTTGAAAAACGGATTGGGAAGATGGCGGAGTATTTTGAGGCGGCAAAAGGATTGGCTGAGCGATTTAATTCGTGTTCGGGCGTGAAGACTGTGCCGGAAGTACCGGTTTCTAATATGTTTCATGTTTACTTTGAGAAGTCGGCTGATGAGGTTGGGACGATTTTGACGAAGATTCAGGATGAAACTGGTGTGGGGATTTCGGGTTATTTGCAAGAGAAATCGGCGGATGTTTGTGCGTTTGAGGTTTCGATTGGGGATGCGTATGCGGAGATACCTGTGGAGGTTTTGGATGTTGTGTTTAAACAATTAGAGGTAGGCTCCCCATGCCAAAACTAATCATCGACGCAGACGATTTCGGTCTATCCAAAGCCATCAACCACGGCATCATCGAAAGCTACAAAACCGGCATTACCACATCCACCTTACTCATGCCGAACCTGGAAACTGCCGAACACGCAATCGCTCTCGCAAAAGAGCACCCTGACTTATTCATCGGTCAGCACACAAACTTCTTACTTGGAAAACCGTGCGCGGATCCGGCGGAAATCCCGTCACTCGTCGACGAAAATGGGGAATTCCATCGTTCCAAATATTATCGCGCCAACCCAGAAATCAAATTTCAATACGAAGATGTGCGTACGGAAACGATTGCTCAAATGGAACGGTTCAAAGAGCTAACTGATCACTACCCAAAACACATCGACTGCCACTCAATCGGTGATGAAACGGTTGACCAAGTTTTCTTTGATATCGCGCGCGAGTTTGGGATTCACACGACTTTAAAATACAGCGGTGATAAAAAATGGCCAGATCAGGAAGGTTATTTACCAATCACTAAACTGCTGGAGTCGGGCGCACTTCCCTACACAAGCGGCGGCGTTTCGGTTGAGAACTTCCTTAATGATGATTTTGGCTTGCTAAAATTAGCGCCAGACGAAATTGCAGAGATGCATTTTGATGTCGGTTTTTTGGATCAATTTGTGCTGGATAATTCTTCTTACACGTTGATGCGGTGCCGGGAACTTGCGACGATTTGTGACGTGCGGGTGCGGGATTGGCTTAGCGAAAATGAGTTTGAGCTCATTTCATTTGATGATTTACAACATTAAATCTCTATGCTATGATAAACACAACTTAATAAGAAAAACTGGGGGGGCCGATTCTGGCTGAGATAGGAAGGTAATGCTTTCTGACCCTTTGAACCTGTTTGTTAGTGCAAGCGTAGGGAAGTGAATGTGAAAGTAACCGGAAAATTTATCGCGGCTGCTGTTTCTTTGCTTATGCTAAGAGACAGTGGGCGCTTTTTTTATTGTTTAAAAAGGAGGAGTTTGAGTGTTTGTACATGGTTTTCAAGAAGAAGTAGGAGATTTATGGCAAGAAACGTTGTGTCATCCATTTGTTCAGAGTTTGGCGGATGGGACGCTTGAGAAGGAGGCGTTTTATTATTATTTGCTTCAAGATGATTATTATTTATCGCATTTTGAGAAGGTGATTGAGAAAAGTGTAGTGCAAGCGGGGACGGAGGAACTTGCTGCTGAGATGAGGCAAGTGCGGGAGAGGCTTCGGCAGTCGGAATTGTTGATGCGCGAACAGTTTTATCCACGGGTTGGGCTAACGGAGCGTGATTTTTCCGAGCGAAAACCAGCGCCAACTGCTTATCATTATACTTCTCATCTTTACCGGATGGCGGATTTTGGTAGTTTTGGGGTGACAATTGCGGCGCTTTTGCCGTGTTATGCGCTTTATGCGGATATGGGGAAAATGTACGAAACGGCGCGGAGTTCGGAGCCATTTTATCAAGAGTTACTGGATAGTTATGTGGATGAAAATTATCAACAAGTGGTGTTGAAGCAGAAGCGATTGGTGGAACAGGCGGCGAGTATGGCGGATGCGCGGGAACTTGCTCTCATGAAGCAGGCTTTTCACATCAGTGTGGAAATGGAATGGGCGTTTTTTGATATGGCTTATAAAAAACAAAATTGGCGTGGGAGTGTGAATTATGTTTGATTTTATGACGTTGGAAAAGGTGCAAGAAAGAGGGCCGTTGGTACATAATATTACAAACATCGTGGTTGCAAATGACTCGGCAAACGGATTGCTGGCGATTGGAGCATCACCAATTATGGCCTCTGCGAAACAAGAAATGGACGAACTGGCGAAAATGGCGGAT comes from the Listeria welshimeri serovar 6b str. SLCC5334 genome and includes:
- a CDS encoding DeoR/GlpR family DNA-binding transcription regulator; this translates as MNELNYLEVFMIPYKRQEKIMEFLGSEEVIKIEDLQKIIPNTSISTLRRDLKELERLGKVNMLTGGAVKISSSTSELPISTKSVLQTEEKEIIASLAAKEINEGDVIYLDSGSTCTALLNKILNKKISIFTTNTSIFNISTEIKAEITILGGRYSPFISSINGPLTDSNIKLFNFEKAFLGANGIDLARGVSTPNLVEANKKKEILQASQKAFLLCDSSKIHKSSAVKAFELNQVTLITDKYDVDIAGLTSLIVPD
- a CDS encoding AAA domain-containing protein, with product MNKKEIYIYNKMVYIKDELKNNIEKVFNTGERYYVLYKGSKTEYLYNKEDILIKSKVELTSEIRKTMDYFTNIAKHKDLESDLGQNKGKKSYFYKQQMEKLEGMNKGSALYSYLNKTNEQREEVKQLIFPFGLNYSQMQAVKNSFSYQISVIQGPPGTGKTQTILNIIANAVKNQKNIAVVSPNNKATTNVYEKLEKEGFKFIAAQLGNSNNRKNFYLKISEIPKEIKSWFIQEEQLLKLEQDLVQKQKKIVELLKEKNKIATLKHKLREWELEQKYFKDYQNEFSLVDNSKVKIKKMSSIDFNLVKKQKFIIDLMTYNPEIPHLFYRFKYFFKYGIYHMNGVKSALGRMEVINKNREEYYSDKIEAIKNEINRSESFLAKNQYESTIKEIELCSKQIFKHNLCIRYQAKNEREFSTDSHKNEFEKFSASFPVILSTCDSIMECISNEQTFDYVVVDESSMASLVPGIFSLAKAKNIIIVGDDKQLPSIQIDKKKINELSTIPAEYDYFENNLLTSLIEVYGEKLPSTMLREHYRCHPMIINFCNKQYYNDELVIMTENKGIKNPLVRIKTSEGNHMKFDQDAKIFNQREIDTFLSKEFTEKVPEIMGIESLGFVSPYRRQVDIAEEQVQAKYEQAIVDTVHKFQGRECDAIIFSTVLDQKGVNRLGFVDSSCLLNVAVSRAKKILVLNTSEEVFMNNDKDIAALIRYIKYYGEHSIVYQSKVRSIFDLLQQEFSAELEKKLSKIKKKHSKYNSENLTRLLIDEILKEPEFKHLSYQPEYEIRLLAKDLSILSDEQKKYVTNGASLDFIFFNKMDKEPIAAIEVDGHKFHKYDRQKLKDSCKKDIINTLGIKFEALSTNGSGEEDKIRALLKSTLIQNAEGEK
- a CDS encoding 5'-nucleotidase — its product is MAFNLKDKLVIAVASSALFDLTDSDKVFREQHESAYRMYQRENEKTPLEKGVAFSLIKRLLSLNTADDHLIEVILLSRNDPDTGLRVFNSIATYGLDISRAIFTAGENPFKYIDPLNASLFLSGNIDDVKEAISYKCPAGYVANKKYEDDGDEELRIAFDFDGVIADDESESVYQNNGGLERYQEYEKEHADDKMGEGPLFEFFNQLAEIQKKELKKADEDSSYNPIIRIAICTARNAPAHERAIKSLRRWDLRVDEAFFLGGIDKRTVLDVFKPHIFFDDQECHIESVGESFPSAHIPYGVTNQKKDEV
- a CDS encoding threonine aldolase family protein, whose translation is MTNTLKTSYQKTPYKLGGNGTRNIGVLTEALQNIDNNLESDIYGSGPIIEDFETKIAKILGKQSAVFFPSGTMAQQIALRIWADRKENQLVAYHPLSHLEIHEQDGLKELQQITPILLGTANRLVTIDDIKDLREPVASVLIELPQREIGGQLPSFEELEEISEYCHEQGISLHLDGARLWEITPFYQKSAEEICALFDSVYVSFYKGIGGIAGAILAGSDDFVQEAKIWKRRYGGDLISLYPYILSADYYFEKRIGKMAEYFEAAKGLAERFNSCSGVKTVPEVPVSNMFHVYFEKSADEVGTILTKIQDETGVGISGYLQEKSADVCAFEVSIGDAYAEIPVEVLDVVFKQLEVGSPCQN
- a CDS encoding ChbG/HpnK family deacetylase → MPKLIIDADDFGLSKAINHGIIESYKTGITTSTLLMPNLETAEHAIALAKEHPDLFIGQHTNFLLGKPCADPAEIPSLVDENGEFHRSKYYRANPEIKFQYEDVRTETIAQMERFKELTDHYPKHIDCHSIGDETVDQVFFDIAREFGIHTTLKYSGDKKWPDQEGYLPITKLLESGALPYTSGGVSVENFLNDDFGLLKLAPDEIAEMHFDVGFLDQFVLDNSSYTLMRCRELATICDVRVRDWLSENEFELISFDDLQH
- the tenA gene encoding thiaminase II, giving the protein MFVHGFQEEVGDLWQETLCHPFVQSLADGTLEKEAFYYYLLQDDYYLSHFEKVIEKSVVQAGTEELAAEMRQVRERLRQSELLMREQFYPRVGLTERDFSERKPAPTAYHYTSHLYRMADFGSFGVTIAALLPCYALYADMGKMYETARSSEPFYQELLDSYVDENYQQVVLKQKRLVEQAASMADARELALMKQAFHISVEMEWAFFDMAYKKQNWRGSVNYV